One genomic segment of Lysobacter sp. 5GHs7-4 includes these proteins:
- a CDS encoding DMT family transporter, translated as MSLTTKRLLLTLLAGSLVGAIFVISKLLLGRGLSPLIVSLIQTAGAATVLLAVQRARGQRLPLDPASRRFYLIAALIAVAGSALLGNWVLARIPAGIFTVVVTLSPMFTSLFNALVERRWPSPTAMLGTGLGLVGVLLVLAPRAQAVEAEQALALGFAVGVPVLLAIGNVYRSRYWPSGLSAPMSSAGTMLVQALAVLPLIAVSGQQASVAQLAASWPLLLAMVLVTLSANVAAAALQRIADSVAYSQIGYVVALTGVVWGALLFGERLGWGFVPAMALVFAGVVLANRRVVAPAIVARVDTIAMSSTLPALNGAR; from the coding sequence ATGAGCCTGACCACGAAACGCCTGCTTCTCACCCTGCTGGCCGGCAGCCTGGTCGGCGCCATCTTCGTGATCTCCAAGCTCCTGCTGGGCCGCGGGCTCAGCCCGCTGATTGTTTCCCTGATCCAGACCGCCGGCGCCGCCACGGTACTGCTGGCCGTGCAGCGCGCGCGCGGCCAGCGCCTGCCGCTGGACCCGGCCTCGCGCCGCTTCTACCTGATCGCCGCCCTGATCGCGGTCGCCGGCTCGGCCCTGCTGGGCAACTGGGTGCTGGCGCGGATTCCGGCTGGCATCTTCACCGTGGTGGTGACCCTGTCGCCGATGTTCACCTCGCTGTTCAACGCCCTGGTCGAGCGCCGCTGGCCGTCGCCGACCGCGATGCTGGGCACCGGCCTGGGCCTGGTCGGCGTGCTGTTGGTGCTGGCGCCGCGCGCCCAGGCGGTCGAAGCCGAACAGGCGCTGGCGCTGGGCTTCGCCGTCGGCGTGCCGGTGCTGCTGGCGATCGGCAACGTCTACCGCAGCCGCTACTGGCCCAGCGGCCTGAGCGCGCCGATGTCCAGCGCCGGCACGATGCTGGTGCAGGCGCTGGCGGTGCTGCCGCTGATCGCGGTGAGCGGCCAACAGGCCAGCGTCGCGCAACTGGCCGCGTCCTGGCCGCTGCTGCTGGCGATGGTGCTGGTGACCTTGTCGGCCAACGTCGCCGCGGCCGCGCTGCAACGCATCGCCGACTCCGTCGCTTACAGCCAGATCGGCTACGTGGTCGCGCTGACCGGCGTGGTCTGGGGCGCGCTGTTGTTCGGCGAGCGCCTGGGCTGGGGCTTCGTGCCGGCGATGGCGCTGGTGTTCGCCGGCGTGGTGCTGGCCAACCGCCGCGTCGTGGCGCCCGCCATCGTCGCTCGCGTCGACACGATCGCCATGAGTTCCACCCTGCCCGCGCTGAACGGCGCGCGCTGA
- a CDS encoding LysR family transcriptional regulator, translating to MSTIPQGRLPVPDLAGLLAFLRVAELGSFVRAADALGLSKAAVSKQVSALERRLGTRLLHRTTRRLSLTEAGQAYLRHAQTAFAEARAAEDAVAGTGEVVQGRLRVSVPMSFGVMHVAPHVGAFLLRYPQIDLDLQLDDRPTDLVMESQDLAIRMGRLDASSLVARKISYSRVWLCASPAYLDLRGRPQRPDELSAHDCLHFSLAATGRTWELRHGEEVVRVALGARLDANSSLALKAAVLAGAGIARIPEFAIADEIRDGRMERVLPHWDIAGLDVHALMPERRYVPAKVRAFVEFLEERWKRNPGWLSAAAA from the coding sequence ATGTCAACAATCCCGCAGGGCCGTCTGCCCGTCCCCGACCTCGCCGGCCTGCTCGCCTTCCTGCGCGTGGCCGAACTGGGCAGCTTCGTGCGCGCGGCCGACGCCCTGGGCCTGTCCAAGGCCGCGGTCAGCAAACAGGTCTCGGCGCTGGAGCGGCGCCTGGGCACGCGCCTGCTGCACCGGACCACGCGCCGGCTCAGCCTGACCGAGGCCGGCCAGGCCTATCTGCGTCACGCCCAGACCGCGTTCGCCGAGGCGCGTGCGGCCGAGGACGCGGTCGCCGGCACCGGCGAGGTGGTGCAGGGCCGCTTGCGCGTGTCGGTGCCGATGAGCTTCGGGGTGATGCACGTGGCCCCGCACGTGGGCGCGTTCCTGCTGCGCTACCCGCAGATCGATCTGGATCTGCAGCTGGACGACCGCCCGACCGATCTGGTGATGGAAAGTCAGGACCTGGCGATCCGCATGGGGCGCCTGGACGCGTCCAGCCTGGTGGCGCGCAAGATTTCCTACAGTCGCGTCTGGCTGTGCGCCTCGCCCGCGTACCTGGACCTGCGCGGCCGTCCGCAACGCCCGGACGAGCTCAGCGCGCACGACTGCCTGCACTTCAGCCTGGCCGCGACCGGCCGCACCTGGGAGCTGCGCCACGGCGAGGAGGTCGTACGCGTGGCCCTGGGTGCGCGCCTGGACGCCAACTCCAGCCTCGCGCTGAAAGCCGCCGTGCTGGCCGGCGCCGGCATCGCGCGCATCCCCGAGTTCGCCATCGCCGACGAGATCCGCGACGGCCGCATGGAGCGCGTGCTGCCGCACTGGGACATCGCCGGCCTGGACGTGCACGCGCTGATGCCCGAGCGGCGCTACGTGCCGGCGAAGGTGCGCGCGTTCGTGGAGTTTTTGGAGGAGCGCTGGAAGCGCAATCCGGGCTGGCTGAGCGCGGCGGCGGCCTAA
- the rmuC gene encoding DNA recombination protein RmuC, with product MAETPLLLTLLLIAVLVAIVLLIVLLLRKPDGRLEQSLREEQREGRGELRQQLDSLSAAQEQRIEGFGGRLTELTRSTDQRLDVLREALTEDARKARGEAAELQQRFAEGLGQRLSELTQRNELRIGELRTTLEQRLRELQADNTGQLEKMRATVDEKLQTTLETRLGESFRLVSERLEQVQRGLGEMQQLASGVGDLKRVLTNVKTRGTFGEVQLGALLEQVLTIEQYDSNVATVPGSGERVEYAVRLPGSAPELPIRLPIDAKFPREDYERMLDAQDRADAEALALAAAGLERQVKVEAKRIRDKYLAPPHTTDFALLFLPTEGLYAEVLRRPGLFETLQRDFRVTLVGPTTLLALLNSLQMGFRTLAIEQRSSEVWQLLGAVKNEFGKFAGVLEKTRTQLDTVRNSIDAAGVRTRAIERRLKGVESLPADEARRLLGNDDGAEGDDEA from the coding sequence ATGGCCGAAACCCCGCTGCTGCTGACCTTGTTGTTGATCGCCGTGCTGGTGGCGATCGTGCTGCTGATCGTGCTGTTGCTGCGCAAGCCCGACGGGCGGCTGGAGCAGTCGCTGCGCGAGGAGCAGCGCGAGGGGCGCGGCGAGCTGCGCCAGCAGCTGGACAGCCTGTCGGCGGCGCAGGAGCAGCGCATCGAGGGCTTCGGCGGGCGCCTGACCGAACTGACCCGCAGCACCGACCAGCGCCTGGACGTGCTGCGCGAGGCGCTGACCGAGGACGCGCGCAAGGCGCGCGGTGAGGCGGCCGAGTTGCAGCAGCGTTTCGCCGAAGGCCTGGGCCAGCGTCTGAGCGAACTCACCCAACGCAACGAACTGCGCATCGGCGAGCTGCGCACCACGCTGGAACAGCGCCTGCGCGAACTGCAGGCCGACAACACCGGTCAGCTCGAAAAGATGCGCGCCACCGTCGACGAGAAGCTGCAGACCACGCTGGAGACGCGCCTGGGCGAATCCTTCCGATTGGTGTCCGAGCGCCTGGAACAGGTGCAGCGCGGCCTGGGCGAGATGCAGCAGCTAGCCAGCGGCGTCGGCGATCTCAAGCGCGTGCTGACCAACGTCAAGACCCGCGGCACCTTCGGCGAAGTGCAACTGGGCGCGCTGCTGGAGCAGGTGCTGACGATCGAGCAGTACGACAGCAACGTCGCCACCGTGCCCGGCAGCGGCGAGCGCGTGGAGTACGCGGTGCGCCTGCCCGGCAGCGCGCCGGAACTGCCGATCCGGCTGCCGATCGACGCCAAATTCCCGCGCGAGGATTACGAGCGCATGCTCGATGCGCAGGACCGCGCCGATGCCGAGGCGCTGGCCTTGGCGGCCGCGGGACTGGAGCGTCAGGTCAAGGTCGAGGCCAAGCGCATTCGCGACAAGTACCTGGCGCCGCCGCACACCACCGACTTCGCGCTGCTGTTCCTGCCCACCGAAGGTTTGTACGCCGAGGTGCTGCGGCGCCCGGGCTTGTTCGAAACCTTGCAGCGCGATTTCCGCGTCACCCTGGTCGGGCCGACCACCTTGCTGGCGCTGCTCAACAGCCTGCAGATGGGCTTTCGCACGCTGGCGATCGAGCAGCGTTCCAGCGAGGTCTGGCAACTGCTGGGCGCGGTCAAGAACGAGTTCGGCAAGTTCGCGGGCGTGTTGGAAAAAACCCGCACGCAGCTGGATACGGTACGCAACAGCATCGACGCGGCCGGCGTGCGCACGCGCGCGATCGAGCGCCGGCTCAAGGGCGTGGAAAGCCTGCCGGCCGACGAGGCGCGGCGTTTGCTGGGTAACGACGATGGCGCCGAGGGCGACGACGAGGCCTGA
- a CDS encoding VacJ family lipoprotein: MRSPSPVIALALVLLPLAAHAQQMSAQQRKTYESCLAAGDGSADAALACRLKIEDGATGIAPSAPAQADVAEGTTAPVETEAEAAAREAATAKADAEASATAAADASNARSAAAEAEPISALDASAPEQVQAASDTAADAGTAAAQATDPRTDAERDFDALYGAQSQEYDPVADPTLPAPASLPTIYDPWQGYNRKMHRFNNAVDRIIAKPLARAYVRVVPRPVRLGVSNFFNNLGQPVSAVNALLQGKPKQAAQSLGRFALNSTVGIGGIFDPASDAKLPNRSEDFGQTLGIWGWKRSRYLELPLFGPRTVRDAFGAVGDAPLSPLRKVERDRIRIPIQGLQLVDVRAQLLPTDALREGAEDDYTLVRDSWMQRRDYQIFGDRMDAEDNGLPDYLRDDSNPSVPADAMPILPTDANYNR, from the coding sequence ATGCGCTCCCCCTCCCCCGTAATCGCTCTTGCCCTGGTGCTGTTGCCGCTGGCCGCCCACGCCCAGCAGATGTCGGCGCAGCAACGTAAGACCTACGAATCCTGTCTGGCTGCCGGCGACGGCAGCGCGGATGCCGCGCTGGCGTGCCGGTTGAAGATCGAAGACGGCGCGACCGGCATCGCGCCTTCGGCCCCGGCGCAGGCCGACGTGGCCGAAGGCACGACGGCGCCCGTCGAAACCGAAGCCGAAGCGGCCGCGCGCGAGGCGGCCACGGCCAAAGCCGATGCGGAAGCGTCGGCCACCGCGGCGGCCGACGCCTCGAACGCGCGCAGCGCTGCTGCCGAGGCCGAACCGATATCGGCGCTCGACGCGTCCGCGCCGGAGCAGGTGCAGGCCGCATCCGACACGGCGGCCGATGCCGGCACTGCCGCCGCGCAAGCGACCGATCCGCGCACCGACGCCGAGCGCGACTTCGACGCGCTCTACGGCGCGCAGTCGCAGGAATACGACCCGGTCGCCGACCCGACCCTGCCCGCGCCGGCCTCGCTGCCGACCATCTACGACCCGTGGCAGGGCTACAACCGCAAGATGCACCGCTTCAACAACGCGGTCGACCGCATCATCGCCAAGCCGCTCGCGCGCGCTTACGTGCGCGTGGTGCCGCGCCCGGTGCGCTTGGGCGTGAGCAACTTCTTCAACAACCTCGGCCAGCCGGTGTCGGCGGTGAACGCGCTGCTGCAGGGCAAGCCCAAGCAGGCCGCGCAGTCGCTGGGCCGCTTCGCGCTCAACAGCACGGTCGGCATCGGTGGCATCTTCGATCCGGCCAGCGACGCCAAGCTGCCCAACCGCAGCGAGGACTTCGGCCAGACCCTGGGCATCTGGGGCTGGAAGCGCTCGCGTTACCTGGAACTGCCGCTGTTCGGTCCGCGCACCGTGCGCGACGCCTTCGGCGCGGTCGGCGACGCGCCGCTGAGCCCGCTGCGCAAGGTCGAGCGCGACCGCATCCGCATCCCGATCCAGGGCCTGCAACTGGTCGACGTGCGCGCCCAGCTGCTGCCCACCGACGCCCTGCGCGAAGGCGCCGAGGACGACTACACCCTGGTGCGCGATTCGTGGATGCAGCGCCGCGACTACCAGATCTTCGGCGACCGCATGGACGCCGAGGACAACGGCCTGCCGGACTACCTGCGCGACGACAGCAACCCCAGCGTGCCGGCGGACGCGATGCCGATCCTGCCGACGGACGCGAATTACAACCGCTGA
- a CDS encoding STAS domain-containing protein, with protein MSAATVRREGEALVFAGALERAAVAGLWRQAQPLLKDLRRLDLSAVSAVDSAGLALLAELAARAPDIGVIGAPPGLSELRAAYRLDEGLGFSS; from the coding sequence ATGAGCGCGGCCACGGTCCGACGCGAAGGCGAGGCGCTGGTGTTCGCCGGCGCGCTTGAGCGCGCGGCGGTGGCCGGGTTGTGGCGGCAGGCGCAGCCCTTGCTGAAGGATCTGCGCCGCCTGGACCTGAGCGCGGTCAGCGCGGTCGACAGCGCCGGTTTGGCGCTGCTGGCCGAACTCGCCGCGCGCGCGCCGGATATCGGCGTGATCGGCGCGCCGCCGGGCTTGAGCGAGCTGCGCGCCGCCTACCGACTCGACGAGGGACTGGGCTTTTCCAGCTGA
- a CDS encoding ABC transporter substrate-binding protein, producing MKRTFISLLIASALLAAAPAAVFAQTAQPAATAQAGSPSQMVLSNSTRILSTLESRRAEFIKNRAALSQFISTEFNQMFDRDYAARLVLGTHGRGASDADVKLFADALSTSLMQRYGSSLLDFNAKLKVRIKSETPLRGGAIVKVSSEFLRQGGEPVPVDYLMRKVGSNWKVFDVMVEGVSFVQTFRNQFDTPLKQKTIAQVAADIQAGRLQAQAQGN from the coding sequence ATGAAGCGCACTTTCATTTCCCTGCTGATCGCCTCGGCGCTGCTCGCCGCCGCGCCGGCCGCCGTGTTCGCGCAGACCGCGCAGCCGGCCGCCACCGCGCAAGCCGGCTCGCCCAGCCAGATGGTGCTCAGCAACAGCACCCGCATCCTGAGCACGCTGGAATCGCGCCGCGCCGAGTTCATCAAGAACCGCGCCGCGCTGAGCCAGTTCATCAGCACCGAGTTCAACCAGATGTTCGACCGCGACTACGCGGCGCGCCTGGTCCTGGGCACGCACGGCCGCGGCGCCTCCGACGCCGACGTCAAGCTGTTCGCCGATGCGCTCAGCACCAGCCTGATGCAGCGCTACGGCTCCTCGCTGCTGGACTTCAACGCCAAGCTCAAGGTGCGGATCAAGTCCGAAACCCCGCTGCGCGGCGGCGCCATCGTCAAGGTGTCCAGCGAGTTCCTGCGCCAGGGCGGCGAGCCGGTGCCGGTGGATTACCTGATGCGCAAGGTCGGCAGCAACTGGAAGGTGTTCGACGTGATGGTGGAGGGCGTGAGCTTCGTGCAGACCTTCCGCAATCAGTTCGACACCCCGCTCAAGCAAAAGACCATCGCCCAGGTCGCCGCCGACATCCAGGCCGGCCGTCTGCAGGCGCAGGCCCAGGGCAACTGA
- the mlaD gene encoding outer membrane lipid asymmetry maintenance protein MlaD: MSVRSPRIEFAVGAFLLLALASLLVLAIASTNGKWGFGGDSYALKARFTTIGALRPNAPVKIGGVAVGQVSHIELDPKTFESKVTLDINSQYKDLPADTSAGIFTSGLLGESYIGLTPGGDPESLKPGDEIFLTQPAVDLIQLVGKYMFSGGGAQGGDKKDAATPATEDVPAYLQGDAPQGDAAPTQDEKKP, translated from the coding sequence ATGTCCGTGCGCAGTCCCCGCATCGAATTCGCCGTCGGCGCGTTCCTGTTGCTCGCCCTGGCCTCGCTGCTGGTGCTGGCGATCGCCTCCACCAACGGCAAGTGGGGCTTCGGCGGCGACAGCTACGCGCTCAAGGCCCGCTTCACCACCATCGGCGCGCTGCGCCCGAACGCGCCGGTCAAGATCGGCGGCGTCGCGGTGGGCCAGGTGTCGCACATCGAGCTGGACCCCAAGACCTTCGAGTCCAAGGTCACCCTGGATATCAACAGCCAGTACAAGGATCTTCCCGCCGACACCTCAGCCGGCATCTTCACCAGCGGTCTGCTCGGCGAGAGCTATATCGGCCTGACCCCGGGCGGCGATCCCGAATCGCTGAAGCCCGGCGACGAGATCTTCCTGACCCAACCCGCGGTCGACCTGATCCAGCTGGTCGGCAAGTACATGTTCAGCGGCGGCGGCGCCCAGGGCGGCGACAAGAAGGACGCCGCGACACCCGCCACCGAAGACGTACCGGCGTATTTGCAAGGCGATGCCCCGCAAGGCGACGCCGCCCCCACCCAAGACGAGAAGAAGCCATGA
- a CDS encoding MlaE family lipid ABC transporter permease subunit, with protein MAFVDATRQLGRAGLFTLSVFRASKPTPDFFRELIREIYKIGARSLPIIAVGGAFVGLVLTLQGYRTLATFGASNSLSTLLGLSLYRELGPVLTALLFIGRAGSSIAAELGLMRATDQITALGLMAIDPVGKAVAPRFWAAVLSVPLLTGFFCSFAIAASYLEAVHVIGLDPGYFWPALKDNVDFVDDFCVALLKSGVFGATSALVAAYVGYHAEPTIEGTSVATTKAVVNASLLVLMFNFVMSALLFQ; from the coding sequence ATGGCCTTCGTCGACGCCACCCGCCAGCTCGGCCGCGCCGGCCTGTTCACCCTGTCGGTGTTCCGGGCCTCCAAGCCGACCCCGGACTTCTTCCGCGAGCTGATTCGCGAAATCTACAAGATCGGTGCGCGTTCGCTGCCGATCATCGCCGTTGGCGGCGCGTTCGTGGGTCTGGTGCTGACCCTGCAGGGCTACCGCACGCTCGCCACCTTCGGCGCCAGCAACTCGCTGAGCACCCTGCTGGGCCTGTCGCTGTACCGCGAACTCGGCCCGGTGCTGACCGCCCTGCTGTTCATCGGCCGCGCCGGCAGCTCGATCGCCGCCGAACTGGGCCTGATGCGCGCCACCGACCAGATCACCGCGCTGGGCCTGATGGCGATCGATCCGGTCGGCAAGGCGGTCGCGCCGCGCTTCTGGGCGGCGGTGCTGAGCGTGCCGCTGCTGACCGGTTTCTTCTGCAGCTTCGCGATCGCCGCCAGCTATCTGGAGGCCGTGCACGTGATCGGCCTGGACCCGGGCTACTTCTGGCCGGCGCTGAAGGACAACGTCGATTTCGTCGACGACTTCTGCGTGGCCTTGTTGAAGTCGGGCGTGTTCGGCGCCACCTCGGCGCTGGTCGCGGCCTACGTCGGCTACCACGCCGAGCCGACCATCGAAGGCACCTCGGTCGCCACCACCAAGGCAGTGGTCAACGCCTCGCTGCTGGTGCTGATGTTCAACTTCGTCATGTCCGCGCTGTTGTTCCAATAA
- a CDS encoding ATP-binding cassette domain-containing protein translates to MSTETPIVRLTDLRLDRGGRAVLRDINLSVPRGSIVAVLGPSGSGKSTLLSALTGELAPAAGRVEVLGQDVPHRSRALLELRKGLGVLLQGNGLLTDLTAAENVALPLRTHTDLPDALIRRLVLMKLNAVGLRAAADAYPRELSGGMARRVALARALALDPPLMIYDEPLTGLDPIASGVVMSLVRRLNDTLGLTSIIVTHHVHETLPVADHAIVIANGGIVFSGTPAQLEASTDPLVQQFLRGQPDGPIAFDAAPRTAEAA, encoded by the coding sequence ATGAGCACCGAAACGCCCATCGTCCGCCTGACCGACCTGCGACTGGATCGCGGCGGACGCGCCGTGCTGCGCGACATCAACCTGTCGGTGCCGCGCGGCAGCATCGTCGCCGTGCTGGGCCCGTCGGGCAGCGGCAAGTCGACGCTGCTGTCGGCGCTGACCGGCGAACTCGCGCCGGCCGCGGGCCGCGTCGAAGTGCTGGGCCAGGACGTGCCGCACCGTTCGCGCGCGCTGCTGGAGCTGCGCAAGGGTCTGGGCGTGCTGCTGCAGGGCAACGGCCTGCTTACCGACCTCACCGCGGCCGAGAACGTGGCCCTGCCGCTGCGCACCCACACCGACCTGCCCGACGCGCTGATCCGCCGCCTGGTGCTGATGAAGCTCAACGCGGTCGGCCTGCGCGCGGCCGCCGACGCCTATCCGCGCGAACTCTCCGGCGGCATGGCGCGCCGGGTCGCGCTGGCGCGCGCGCTGGCGCTGGACCCGCCGCTGATGATCTACGACGAACCGCTGACCGGGCTGGACCCGATCGCCTCGGGCGTGGTCATGAGCCTGGTGCGCCGCCTCAACGACACCCTGGGCCTGACCAGCATCATCGTGACCCACCACGTCCACGAAACCCTGCCGGTGGCCGACCACGCCATCGTGATCGCCAACGGCGGCATCGTCTTCTCCGGCACGCCGGCGCAGCTGGAAGCCAGCACCGACCCGCTGGTACAGCAGTTCCTGCGCGGCCAACCCGACGGCCCGATCGCGTTCGACGCCGCGCCGCGCACGGCGGAGGCCGCCTGA